The following is a genomic window from Thaumasiovibrio subtropicus.
AAACGGCGGATTGGGTTTAGCTGGCAACGCGCTAAAGAAGGACAATGGCTGTTTTCCAATGAAAAGCTTCCAACAACAGACAGCTTTCATGTGCTGGATAATTTCGCAGATTTTGCCAAGTATCTCGGCGTACCCTTTGATACACCGACATGGCACATTCCCGTCAGCGACGAAGACAAAGCGTGGGCAGAGCGACAGACTCAAATGCCGACCGTCATTATTAGTCCCTCTGCCAGCAAAGCAGAGCGTAATTGGTTGCCGGAACGTTATGCAGAAGTCGCTGACTATTGCCATAAAAAAGGGTATCAGGTAGTGCTATGTGGTGGTCCCAGTGAGCAAGAGAAGCGGCTTGGCGAACAGATTCGTCAAACCGCGCATGCACCGCTCATCAATCTCATTGGCCAGACGAGCTTAAAGCAATTGACCGCATTGCTAGCGCGAGGCAAGTTGGTCATTGCGCCAGATTCAGGTCCTGCGCATTTGGCGACAACACAACGGATACCCGTCATTGGTCTCTATGCGCATAGTAATCCACGCCGCACTGGCCCCTATCTTTCGCTTGATCATGTAGTGAGCTGCTATGAGGATGCGGTGAAGGAACTGCATGGTAAAGCTGTTGATGAGTTGAAGTGGGCGACACGGGTGAAAGGCGACCATTGGATGGCTGAATTGACCGTCTCGCAAGTCTGTGAGCAAGTCGATCGTATTTTAGAGGCGTGATTGGCCGTCATTGCGTAAACAAGCACCTTATCTGCATTGGTTTATGGCATAATTTAGCTGATAAACACAACAGCAAGACTCCAGTGAAGTAGCATGGGTAAAGTCCAACAGTATAAACGTATCCTTGTTATCGCCACCCACTGTATTGGCGATAGCTTGCTGATCTCATCGATCACTCACTCATTACGTCGTTCTTACCCAGAGGCTAAGATTGATGTATTAGTCACTGACCGAGGTCGAATGGTTTTTGCAGGCAATCAAGATGTTGATGAGGTGATTTGTATTCCGCTCAAGCCGAAAGTGAAAGACTACCTAGCCATGCTCAAGCAGTACTGGAAGGCGTATGACTTGACGGTGAATGAAATGATGACCGATCGCACCGCCCTCTACAGCTTGGCTTTTGGTCGTGAGCGCTTGGGCAGCATTGATATGAACGCCGGATACACGTGGCTGAAAAAGCGGATTTATCAGCACAATATTGCGCATGATGTAGGGTATGAACATAAAATTAGCCGCCATATGCGCATGCTTCGCGAAGTGGGGGTGGATAATCCAGCGCATATTGTCTCGCCAGAAGCGCCATTGAGTGATGAAGTGCAATCTCGCCTACCTAATCACTATGTCGTCGTGCATGCCCCCTCTTCTAACACGTTGAAGCAATGGCCTGTTCAATACTGGGTATCCTTGTGTCATCAGATGTTAGAAGCTGGCTATTATCTCGTCTTTAGTGGTGCAAAGTCGGATCGCGACATAGCTATCGTCGGTGAAATCACGGCCGCGCTAAAAGAGCGAGATAATTGGCAAAGTCTTGTCGGTGTGCTCTCATTAGGTCAAACCTCGACCCTGATTAAGCACAGCCAAGGGTTTGTTGGCCCGGATAGTGGCCCTGGGCATATGGCATCGGCGTACCCGTTGCCCATTGTTTCGATTATCAGTG
Proteins encoded in this region:
- a CDS encoding glycosyltransferase family 9 protein; this translates as MPTMTPVPFAQPPRSICVLRLSAIGDVCHALSVVQAMQKAWPECQITWIVGKVEYQLLHDLPGIRVFAYNKREGIKGMKAIWQQLTSQRFDALLMMQVALRASALSLGIKAKRRIGFSWQRAKEGQWLFSNEKLPTTDSFHVLDNFADFAKYLGVPFDTPTWHIPVSDEDKAWAERQTQMPTVIISPSASKAERNWLPERYAEVADYCHKKGYQVVLCGGPSEQEKRLGEQIRQTAHAPLINLIGQTSLKQLTALLARGKLVIAPDSGPAHLATTQRIPVIGLYAHSNPRRTGPYLSLDHVVSCYEDAVKELHGKAVDELKWATRVKGDHWMAELTVSQVCEQVDRILEA
- a CDS encoding glycosyltransferase family 9 protein → MGKVQQYKRILVIATHCIGDSLLISSITHSLRRSYPEAKIDVLVTDRGRMVFAGNQDVDEVICIPLKPKVKDYLAMLKQYWKAYDLTVNEMMTDRTALYSLAFGRERLGSIDMNAGYTWLKKRIYQHNIAHDVGYEHKISRHMRMLREVGVDNPAHIVSPEAPLSDEVQSRLPNHYVVVHAPSSNTLKQWPVQYWVSLCHQMLEAGYYLVFSGAKSDRDIAIVGEITAALKERDNWQSLVGVLSLGQTSTLIKHSQGFVGPDSGPGHMASAYPLPIVSIISVAPASMWSPWPFDAKALPEQSSPYTNGTLLQTVNNISILQSERPCVPCYQNHCQISGEEYSPCLMDITPERVFDVVVEKIPLPVPSTK